The following coding sequences are from one Wenzhouxiangella sp. AB-CW3 window:
- the bfr gene encoding bacterioferritin — protein MKGDRKIIEFLNQALKAELTAINQYFLHSRMYEDWGLKKLAEKEYEESIDEMKHADEFIKRILFLGGLPNLQDLGRLRVGEGPIEAIRCDLELEHEGIELYRNAVEYAESVRDYVSRDLFQTILEDEEGHVDWLETQLELVERIGEERYLQSQMGD, from the coding sequence ATGAAGGGCGACCGCAAGATCATCGAGTTTCTCAATCAGGCACTCAAGGCCGAACTGACGGCGATCAACCAGTATTTCCTGCACTCGCGCATGTACGAGGACTGGGGTCTGAAGAAGCTGGCCGAAAAGGAATACGAGGAATCCATCGACGAAATGAAGCATGCCGATGAATTCATCAAGCGCATTCTCTTTCTCGGCGGCCTGCCCAACCTGCAGGACCTGGGCCGACTGCGAGTCGGCGAAGGGCCCATCGAGGCCATTCGTTGCGATCTCGAACTGGAGCACGAAGGCATCGAGCTCTACCGCAATGCAGTCGAGTACGCCGAATCGGTCCGCGACTATGTCAGCCGGGACCTGTTCCAGACCATTCTCGAAGACGAGGAAGGTCACGTCGACTGGCTCGAAACCCAGCTCGAACTGGTCGAGCGCATCGGCGAGGAGCGCTACCTGCAGTCGCAGATGGGCGACTGA
- a CDS encoding cytochrome c-type biogenesis protein produces the protein MTSKLSVLGSRLILVLILVPLMALGSAIEPFPFDNEVQERRFRALAEEIRCTVCQNQSLADSDAPLAQDLRRELFAMLQDGRSDMEIREFMVDRYGDFVLYRPPLAGHTILLWAGPLLLLVIALVSTVVIVRRRRKIL, from the coding sequence ATGACTAGCAAATTGTCAGTACTCGGTTCCAGGTTGATTCTCGTTCTGATCCTTGTGCCCCTGATGGCGCTGGGCTCGGCCATCGAGCCGTTCCCGTTCGACAACGAGGTCCAGGAGAGACGCTTCCGTGCGCTGGCCGAAGAGATCCGCTGTACCGTGTGCCAGAATCAGTCGCTGGCCGACTCTGATGCGCCATTGGCCCAGGACCTCCGACGCGAGTTGTTCGCCATGCTGCAGGACGGTCGCTCGGACATGGAAATCCGTGAGTTCATGGTCGATCGCTACGGCGATTTCGTCCTCTACCGACCGCCACTGGCCGGACACACCATTCTGCTTTGGGCGGGTCCACTCTTGCTGCTGGTCATTGCCCTGGTCTCGACCGTCGTCATCGTCAGACGCCGAAGGAAAATACTTTGA
- a CDS encoding aminotransferase: protein MTRSDELSRLDLDHLFHPSTDLRGHGQSGPLIWDRGEGVYIFDTEGRKYLEGMAGLWCTALGYGEKELARVAAEQTEKFCYGPLFAGKSNEPSIRLAAKLSEWVPIENARFLFGCSGSDANDTQVKLMRYYYNAIGKPHKKKILSRFNGYHGVTLASAALTGLPAFHRHFDLPGDDVIHLTAPHHYRQAEPGESEEAFSQRLADELETVIEREGAETIAAFIAEPLMAAGGVIPPPAGYFEKIQPILAANDILFIDDEVVCGFGRTGHDFGCQTWQIRPHTMTMAKALSSAYQPISAVAVPPFMYEAIEEAAGGVGMFAHGLTYAGHPVAAAVALRNLELMEERGVMEHAARMGDYLERALAPLADHELVGNLRGRGLIAGLELVADKASGQPFAAERKMAFKAAASCLDEGLVVRALPGDTIAICPPLIITEQQIDELVEKLSRGLDRLRHS, encoded by the coding sequence ATGACCCGAAGCGATGAGCTGTCCAGGCTAGACCTCGACCACCTGTTTCACCCCTCGACCGACCTGAGAGGACACGGCCAGTCCGGACCGCTGATCTGGGACCGGGGTGAAGGCGTCTATATCTTCGATACCGAGGGACGGAAATACCTGGAAGGCATGGCCGGTCTGTGGTGCACTGCCCTGGGCTACGGCGAAAAGGAGCTGGCACGGGTGGCCGCAGAGCAGACCGAGAAGTTCTGCTACGGGCCGTTGTTTGCCGGCAAGTCCAACGAGCCGTCCATTCGTCTGGCCGCGAAGCTTTCCGAGTGGGTGCCGATCGAGAATGCACGATTCCTGTTCGGATGTTCGGGCTCGGATGCGAATGACACGCAGGTCAAGCTGATGCGCTATTACTACAATGCCATCGGCAAGCCGCACAAGAAGAAGATTCTCTCGCGCTTCAATGGCTACCATGGCGTGACCCTGGCCTCGGCGGCATTGACCGGCCTGCCGGCCTTTCATCGACATTTCGATCTGCCGGGTGACGATGTGATTCACCTGACCGCTCCGCACCACTACCGCCAGGCCGAACCGGGGGAGAGCGAAGAGGCGTTCTCGCAGCGCCTGGCCGATGAGCTCGAAACAGTCATTGAACGGGAAGGGGCCGAAACCATTGCCGCCTTCATCGCCGAGCCCCTGATGGCTGCCGGTGGCGTGATACCCCCGCCGGCGGGATACTTCGAGAAGATTCAGCCGATTCTGGCCGCCAACGACATTCTGTTCATTGATGATGAAGTGGTCTGTGGTTTTGGGCGCACCGGCCACGACTTTGGATGCCAGACTTGGCAGATCCGGCCGCATACCATGACCATGGCCAAGGCTTTGTCTTCGGCCTATCAGCCGATATCCGCGGTGGCCGTGCCGCCGTTCATGTACGAGGCCATCGAGGAGGCCGCCGGTGGCGTGGGAATGTTCGCCCATGGCTTGACCTATGCCGGCCACCCCGTGGCCGCTGCCGTGGCCCTGCGTAATCTCGAGTTGATGGAAGAGCGGGGCGTGATGGAGCACGCCGCGCGCATGGGTGACTACCTCGAGCGGGCATTGGCGCCCCTGGCCGACCACGAGCTGGTCGGGAACCTGCGCGGCAGGGGGCTGATCGCCGGACTGGAACTGGTGGCCGACAAGGCCAGTGGTCAGCCGTTTGCCGCCGAGAGGAAGATGGCATTCAAGGCCGCGGCGTCCTGCCTGGACGAAGGGCTGGTGGTGCGGGCCTTGCCCGGAGACACCATCGCGATCTGCCCGCCACTGATCATCACCGAGCAGCAGATCGATGAACTGGTCGAAAAGCTGTCACGCGGGCTGGATCGCTTGCGTCACTCTTGA
- a CDS encoding heme lyase CcmF/NrfE family subunit, whose product MIAEFGQVTLILALVLAVLLATLPLYGAYRGSDALMRLAPSLVIGHFVFLAAAYVALSIGFLNHDFTITYVALNSNLLLPWYYRLTAVWGGHEGSLLLWMLMLGGWMLAVAAFSRTLPKEFVTRVLAVMGIVSIGFLLFTLLTSNPFDRVLPGPTDGQDLNPLLQDPGMIFHPPLLYMGYVGFAVAFGFAIAGLLGGKVERDWVRWARPWTLSAWAFLTAGIALGSWWAYYELGWGGWWFWDPVENASFIPWLIGTALLHSQAVTEKRGSFPAWTVLLSIAAFSMSLLGTFLVRSGVLTSVHAFAHDPERGVFILMFMALITGAALLLYALRAPRIMTGPGFDWMSRETMLLINNVFFAVSAAMVLLGTLYPLLVDFMGWGQISVGPPYFGAMFILLMTPIVILLPLGPFTRWKQDEVMRILRPLAASAAVAIALGLIICAILGAWNLRAITGWIGGIWVMAGAIAWAARQWRSTRSGLALHQWGMTLAHFGVGVFLIGVAMVESMTFERDMRIAPGQTVEAAGYQFTLHEVAQVKGPNWRAEEARFTVYRNDRQVARMNPQKRLYHRGGQVMTQVALRPGITRDLYIAMGEELDAASGAWSIRIHIKPFVRWIWGGAALMTLGGLVSASDRRYWRRRRAESRQNNQAGTAEVPA is encoded by the coding sequence ATGATTGCAGAGTTTGGACAGGTCACACTCATTCTCGCGCTGGTACTGGCCGTACTGCTGGCGACACTGCCCCTGTACGGGGCCTATCGCGGCAGCGACGCCCTGATGCGGCTGGCCCCCTCGCTGGTCATTGGGCACTTCGTATTCCTGGCCGCCGCCTACGTGGCGCTCTCGATTGGCTTTCTCAATCACGATTTCACCATCACCTACGTAGCGCTCAACTCGAACCTGCTGCTGCCCTGGTATTACCGGCTAACCGCAGTGTGGGGTGGTCACGAGGGGTCACTGCTGCTGTGGATGCTGATGCTCGGTGGCTGGATGCTGGCCGTAGCCGCATTCTCGCGCACCCTGCCCAAGGAGTTCGTCACCCGCGTGCTCGCGGTCATGGGTATCGTCTCGATCGGGTTCTTGCTGTTCACGCTGCTGACCTCCAACCCGTTTGACCGCGTTCTGCCAGGACCTACCGACGGCCAGGATCTCAATCCGCTGTTGCAGGATCCGGGCATGATCTTCCACCCGCCGCTGCTCTACATGGGCTACGTCGGCTTCGCAGTGGCCTTCGGCTTTGCCATTGCAGGGTTGCTCGGTGGCAAGGTCGAACGCGACTGGGTGCGCTGGGCCCGCCCCTGGACACTGTCGGCCTGGGCCTTTCTCACCGCCGGCATCGCGCTGGGTTCGTGGTGGGCCTATTACGAATTGGGCTGGGGCGGCTGGTGGTTCTGGGATCCGGTCGAGAATGCCTCGTTCATCCCGTGGCTGATCGGCACTGCCCTGCTGCACTCCCAGGCGGTCACCGAGAAGCGCGGCTCGTTCCCGGCCTGGACGGTGCTGCTGTCAATTGCCGCCTTCTCGATGTCACTGCTGGGCACCTTCCTGGTTCGATCCGGCGTGCTGACCTCGGTGCACGCCTTCGCCCACGATCCCGAACGAGGCGTGTTCATCCTGATGTTCATGGCCTTGATCACCGGCGCCGCACTGCTGCTTTACGCCCTGCGCGCCCCGCGCATCATGACCGGGCCGGGCTTCGACTGGATGAGCCGCGAGACCATGCTGCTCATCAACAATGTCTTCTTCGCCGTTTCGGCGGCCATGGTGCTGCTGGGAACGCTCTACCCGCTGCTCGTGGACTTCATGGGCTGGGGGCAGATCTCGGTTGGCCCGCCCTACTTCGGCGCCATGTTCATCCTGCTGATGACACCCATCGTCATCCTGTTGCCGCTGGGTCCATTCACGCGCTGGAAGCAGGACGAAGTGATGCGAATCCTCCGGCCGCTGGCGGCCAGTGCAGCCGTTGCCATTGCGCTGGGACTGATCATCTGTGCCATCCTGGGTGCCTGGAACCTGCGCGCCATCACCGGATGGATCGGCGGCATCTGGGTCATGGCAGGCGCCATCGCCTGGGCCGCACGCCAGTGGCGCAGCACCCGATCGGGACTGGCCCTGCACCAGTGGGGCATGACGCTTGCACACTTCGGTGTCGGCGTGTTCCTGATCGGCGTGGCCATGGTCGAGTCGATGACCTTCGAGCGCGACATGCGCATCGCTCCAGGCCAGACCGTCGAAGCGGCCGGATACCAGTTCACGCTGCACGAGGTCGCCCAGGTCAAGGGGCCCAACTGGCGTGCCGAGGAAGCCCGATTCACGGTTTACCGCAACGACCGCCAGGTCGCCCGCATGAACCCGCAGAAGCGCCTTTACCACCGTGGCGGCCAGGTCATGACCCAGGTGGCGTTGCGACCGGGTATTACCCGTGATCTCTACATTGCCATGGGCGAGGAACTGGACGCGGCCAGTGGCGCCTGGAGCATTCGCATCCATATCAAGCCCTTCGTACGCTGGATCTGGGGTGGCGCGGCCCTGATGACACTGGGCGGGCTGGTCTCGGCCAGCGACCGGCGTTACTGGCGCCGCCGCCGGGCCGAGTCCAGACAGAACAACCAGGCCGGAACGGCGGAGGTCCCGGCATGA
- a CDS encoding lipid A deacylase LpxR family protein, with product MLAAQAGDEPIDSEPPEREPAIWMVEYENDLFAGEDRFYTSGIRLSRIAEARQAPSWLESIASRFPGFDDHDVLPYRLSVGHNIYTPADIENPRFPPDDRPYAAWLYTQFATGTLHSHGADRVRVGLGIAGPAALGRQVQKYAHELIDSPTPIGWETQLRNEPTVQIGYDRIRRFLDRAEPEQFGFDMSWLAGITAGNAHSHATVGGFARFGYNLPDDYGPPRITPAASGSSYFRAEGAQESSFYFFIGAEGRQVFRDLFLQGNSFGGVSGVSIERQVGEYFAGAVYTRGVFRLAYSHVWRTREFVGQIDDQSYGALSFSVWW from the coding sequence GTGCTTGCCGCACAGGCCGGAGACGAGCCTATCGACAGCGAGCCGCCAGAGCGCGAGCCCGCAATCTGGATGGTCGAATACGAGAACGACCTGTTCGCCGGGGAGGACCGTTTCTACACCAGCGGCATCCGTCTTTCGCGCATTGCCGAGGCGCGTCAGGCGCCCTCGTGGCTTGAATCGATCGCCTCCCGCTTCCCCGGCTTTGACGACCATGATGTCCTGCCCTACCGGCTGTCGGTGGGACACAATATCTATACCCCGGCCGATATCGAGAATCCGCGCTTTCCGCCCGACGACCGCCCCTACGCCGCCTGGCTTTATACCCAGTTCGCGACCGGTACGCTGCATTCACACGGTGCCGACCGCGTCCGGGTCGGCCTGGGCATCGCCGGCCCGGCGGCACTGGGCCGGCAGGTCCAGAAATATGCGCATGAACTGATCGACTCCCCCACTCCGATCGGCTGGGAAACCCAACTGAGAAACGAACCCACGGTGCAGATCGGTTACGACCGCATCCGGCGATTTCTCGATCGTGCCGAGCCCGAGCAATTCGGCTTCGATATGTCCTGGCTGGCCGGCATTACCGCCGGCAACGCCCACTCCCACGCCACGGTCGGCGGATTTGCCCGCTTCGGTTACAACCTGCCCGACGATTACGGCCCGCCGCGCATCACGCCAGCGGCTTCGGGAAGCAGCTACTTCCGTGCCGAAGGCGCCCAGGAATCATCGTTCTATTTCTTCATTGGCGCAGAAGGCCGGCAGGTCTTTCGCGACCTGTTTCTTCAGGGCAACAGCTTTGGCGGCGTCAGCGGTGTCAGTATCGAGCGCCAGGTCGGGGAGTACTTCGCCGGTGCCGTCTACACGCGGGGCGTGTTTCGCCTGGCCTACTCCCATGTCTGGCGTACCCGCGAGTTCGTCGGCCAGATCGATGACCAGAGCTACGGAGCGCTGTCGTTTTCAGTGTGGTGGTAG
- a CDS encoding DsbE family thiol:disulfide interchange protein, which translates to MIRMLLPLIVFGGLLVLLVVGLQTAEDRQLVQSPLVGKPVPEITLPGLNDPETRYSTAELIGEPYIINVWGSWCWACREEHPYIDRLGREAGVPLVGFNWKDERENALKWLDQFGDSWSFHMVDFEGRAAIDLGVYGAPETYLVDHRGVIQHKHIGPIDATVFEDLMRRIMQLRAEAEEA; encoded by the coding sequence ATGATCCGCATGCTGCTGCCCCTGATCGTGTTCGGCGGCCTGCTGGTCTTGCTGGTAGTCGGCCTTCAGACTGCCGAGGATCGCCAGCTAGTGCAATCACCGCTGGTCGGCAAGCCGGTTCCGGAGATTACCCTCCCCGGCCTGAACGATCCCGAGACCAGATACTCGACGGCCGAGCTGATTGGCGAACCCTACATCATCAATGTCTGGGGCAGCTGGTGCTGGGCCTGCCGGGAGGAACACCCCTACATCGACCGTCTCGGCCGCGAAGCCGGGGTGCCGCTGGTCGGCTTCAACTGGAAGGATGAGCGCGAGAATGCGCTCAAGTGGCTGGATCAGTTCGGCGACTCCTGGAGTTTCCACATGGTGGACTTCGAGGGGCGCGCGGCCATCGACCTGGGTGTTTACGGCGCCCCCGAGACCTACCTGGTCGACCATCGCGGCGTGATCCAGCACAAACATATCGGACCCATTGATGCGACCGTATTCGAGGATCTCATGCGACGCATCATGCAGTTGAGAGCGGAGGCGGAAGAAGCATGA
- a CDS encoding EAL domain-containing protein gives MQQGFYLESSGKDASLPRQLSLDRFPALIGRHPDCTVNLSVDRISRRHARIEQHDAGLVIEDLGSTNGTYVNHQQINAPTALRVGDVLHLADHEFRLMLGKRAVADSGQADETMVGVKALPRDFPLKMSAFLELLDKEQVTAFCQPIVTGQGRPFGQELLGRSAHPGLDGGVGELFALASALDCEVRLSRLLRRQCFAAADRAGMREPLFFNNHPAECEDLDDLMAELHELRKRFPDLDLVFEVHESAVTDLAVMGDVKRELAGMGIALAYDDFGAGQARLLELAEVPPDFLKFDMALVRDLVERDSARYRMLESLNSMIRGMGVRTLVEGVELDETVELCREIGIDFMQGFHFGRPRPLEPESPTRYHHTENDSAP, from the coding sequence ATGCAGCAAGGCTTTTACCTTGAGAGTTCCGGAAAGGATGCCAGTCTGCCCAGGCAGCTTTCGCTGGACCGATTCCCGGCACTGATCGGTCGCCATCCTGATTGCACCGTCAATCTTTCGGTCGATCGCATCTCGCGCCGTCATGCGCGGATCGAGCAGCATGATGCCGGGCTTGTGATCGAGGATCTGGGCAGCACCAACGGAACCTACGTCAACCACCAGCAGATCAATGCGCCGACGGCGCTGCGCGTTGGTGATGTCTTGCATCTGGCCGATCACGAGTTTCGCCTGATGCTGGGCAAGCGGGCCGTGGCCGATTCCGGGCAGGCCGATGAAACCATGGTCGGGGTCAAGGCGCTGCCGCGCGATTTTCCATTGAAGATGTCGGCCTTTCTGGAATTGCTCGACAAGGAGCAGGTCACGGCCTTCTGTCAACCTATCGTGACGGGCCAGGGAAGGCCTTTCGGCCAGGAACTGCTGGGCCGCAGCGCCCACCCCGGCCTGGATGGCGGAGTCGGTGAGCTGTTTGCACTGGCGTCGGCACTGGATTGCGAAGTCCGGCTCAGTCGCCTGTTGCGACGGCAGTGCTTTGCGGCTGCCGACCGGGCGGGCATGCGTGAGCCGCTGTTTTTCAACAATCATCCTGCCGAGTGTGAAGACCTTGATGACCTGATGGCGGAATTGCACGAGCTGCGCAAGCGATTTCCCGATCTGGACCTGGTGTTCGAGGTCCATGAGTCGGCGGTCACCGATCTGGCCGTCATGGGAGATGTCAAACGCGAGCTGGCCGGCATGGGCATCGCCCTGGCCTATGACGATTTCGGCGCCGGTCAGGCGCGCCTGCTGGAACTGGCCGAGGTGCCGCCGGACTTTCTCAAGTTCGACATGGCGCTGGTCCGGGATCTGGTTGAACGTGATTCAGCCCGCTATCGCATGCTCGAAAGTCTGAACAGCATGATCCGGGGCATGGGGGTGAGGACACTGGTCGAGGGCGTGGAGCTGGATGAAACCGTGGAGTTATGCCGCGAGATCGGCATCGACTTCATGCAGGGCTTTCACTTTGGCCGTCCGCGTCCACTGGAGCCCGAATCGCCCACGCGCTACCACCACACTGAAAACGACAGCGCTCCGTAG
- a CDS encoding bacterioferritin-associated ferredoxin, giving the protein MSTMYVCVCNAVTERTLLELVDEGCTTIAELQSRIGVADCCGTCHDHAAELLDQALKDAHGGLLPPSRILPRLPVMA; this is encoded by the coding sequence ATGTCGACCATGTATGTTTGTGTCTGTAATGCCGTCACCGAACGCACCTTGCTTGAACTGGTCGACGAGGGCTGCACCACGATTGCAGAATTGCAGTCCAGGATCGGTGTTGCCGATTGTTGCGGCACCTGCCACGACCACGCGGCAGAACTGCTCGATCAAGCATTGAAAGACGCACACGGCGGACTTCTCCCACCTTCGCGCATACTCCCCCGGCTGCCCGTCATGGCATGA
- a CDS encoding tetratricopeptide repeat protein: protein MNTGFILIAAASVLVAIAFAIVPLLAGKSDRRDAVPVLILVVVLLVPAASWVTYRAVGTPEGIAPPDSDAAMIRAALIDIARQLERNSDDADQWIRMGLAYKELQEYSSAEHALRRALYIDGDNPFIQIELAETLLFDSGQPRLSSESRELLLDALDKDPRKQKAYWLLGLDALQREDYEEAVGRLEQLDDLLSDGSVRESVRRYLQQARRGLGQQQPATDPANGEVDDPQLVVRLAVDDKLAERVSDDDTVFVIVRAADGPRAPLAVHRLNAGELPTEVSFGRNDTMMGGAGIDDFDAIRITARISHGGVAEAQSGDLEGNSDAVPVSDRISASVLIDEVL from the coding sequence TTGAATACCGGATTCATTCTTATCGCGGCGGCCAGTGTACTGGTCGCCATCGCCTTTGCCATCGTGCCCCTGCTGGCTGGCAAGAGTGATCGGCGCGACGCGGTGCCAGTCCTGATCCTGGTCGTGGTGCTGCTTGTCCCGGCTGCCTCCTGGGTCACCTATCGGGCCGTGGGAACACCGGAAGGCATTGCGCCGCCCGACAGCGATGCCGCCATGATCCGGGCGGCACTGATCGACATCGCCCGGCAACTGGAGCGCAACTCTGATGATGCCGATCAGTGGATTCGCATGGGCCTGGCCTACAAAGAGTTGCAGGAATACTCGTCAGCCGAACACGCGCTCCGACGGGCCCTCTACATTGACGGGGACAACCCCTTCATCCAGATCGAGCTGGCCGAAACCCTTCTTTTTGATTCAGGCCAGCCCCGCCTGTCTTCAGAGTCCAGAGAGTTGTTGCTCGATGCACTGGACAAGGACCCGCGCAAGCAGAAGGCCTACTGGTTGCTGGGGCTCGATGCCCTGCAGCGCGAGGACTACGAAGAAGCGGTTGGCCGGCTGGAACAGCTCGATGATCTGCTGTCAGACGGCAGTGTTCGCGAGTCGGTGCGCCGGTACCTGCAGCAGGCACGGCGTGGACTGGGCCAGCAACAACCGGCAACTGATCCGGCCAACGGCGAGGTCGACGATCCGCAACTGGTGGTAAGGCTCGCCGTGGACGACAAACTGGCCGAGCGTGTCAGCGACGATGACACCGTGTTCGTCATTGTGCGCGCAGCAGACGGACCGCGTGCGCCACTCGCGGTTCATCGTCTCAACGCCGGTGAGCTGCCCACCGAGGTCAGTTTCGGGCGCAACGACACGATGATGGGCGGTGCGGGAATCGATGATTTCGATGCCATACGAATCACAGCCAGAATTTCCCACGGCGGTGTGGCCGAGGCACAAAGCGGCGATCTTGAAGGCAACTCGGATGCCGTTCCCGTCAGCGACCGGATCAGTGCCAGTGTCCTTATCGACGAGGTGCTGTAA